In the Paenibacillus sp. FSL R7-0337 genome, TGCTTCCAGGCCCGGATCATAGTATCCTGGACGGCATCCTCCGCCTCGAAGATGGAACCCATCATCCGGTAACAATACCCGGTTAGCTCGGAGCGCATGTCCTCCAGCCCGTTCAGGGTCTCGGGGGTCGCATTGGTCTCTGGAGTCTCATAGGTCTCATGATGATGATTCAATTCAGACAGTCTCTCCTTCATGACCCGTCCAGCTCTCCCTCCATGAACTGTATGAGGTAGTGTTCAGGCTGCACAACAAATTCCGGGAAGCTGCACAGATCTGCATACGTCTGATGCTCCAGATCATAACAGCCGAGCTGCCCCTTCTTCTGCGGATTCCAGACCAGCACCAGACCGGAATAATTGTCAATATCGGCAGACAGGCGCAGCAGCTTGCGCCGGCCGGCCTTCATCTGAACAGTATCGGTGAAGCTGAAGAAGTCGATGTACCCGATCTTGTATTCATTGGGGGCCAGCGTCAGGCGCAGCTCGTCCCCGGTAAGGAACTGGACCAGTTCATCAGGCAGTTTATATTTGGCCAGCTCCGCTTTCTTGTTCGCTACATTGTGGACATCCGGCGGTTCCAGCGATTTCAGGTATTCCGCCATGGCGGTATGCTTGCTGCTGACCGCAATCGTATACGCCCGCTCGCCGTCCTTCTCCGTCATCATGATGTCCGCACCGCGTTCTACCAGGAAGCGGACCATATTCAGATTCCCCATCCGGGCAGCTACCGTCAGCGGCGTCGCCCCGTAAGGATAGACCATATCCGGCTTGTTATAATTGATATCCACTCCCTGATCCAGCAGATAGGTAAGCGTCTTCAGATCATGGTCCGAGGCGGCCTGCCGCAGCACGGCACCGGCATGTTGCCGGATGTCCAGACCCAGCTCATGGATCAGCGGGATATTCTTCTTGTTGCCGTAGTACGCCTGTGAATAAGCGCCCGATCCTGTCCTGCTGAGCAGGTCAAGCTTCGCGCCCTGTGCAGCAAGGTAGCGGACGAGCTCCTCCTTGCCATAACGGACCGCCCGCAGGAAGGCCGGATTCTCGCGGACATTCAGCTTCGCGCCATGCTCCACCAGCAGCTTCACCACCCCGGTCTGCTGCGTGATAATCGCCAGGTCGAGCGGGCTGACTGTGGTACGCTTGCTAAGCTCCAGCTCTGCTTCGATATCCCAGCCCGCCTTGATGGCAGCCTGCAAAGCCGGAACATCCCCCTGATAGATCTGCATCGCCCGCTCCGGCAGCACCTCGAATTTCCCTATGTCCTTCAGGACAATCATCCGCACTCCTCCTTATTCTTCACTCCTATGCATACGACTCGCATCCCTTCGACAGAAGCCACTCTTTCAGCTTGGCAGATACCTGCCCGGCAGCCTGCTCATAGAAGACGGCTACCTCCTGCCCACCCGCCAGATTCAGGCGGATATAGCCCCCCAGCTCCCGATAGAACAGGTAGCAGACATAAGGATTCTCAATGAAGAGATCCGGCGGATGGTCCGCCCGGTAGAGGTCAGCCAGCTCCGTGAGCGCCAGCTGGCCCGCTCCCGGCGGCATCCGCAGGAAGACATGCTCGCGGGTTCCCGTCCACGGCTCATAATAGACGCTCTCCTCCTGGCTCCGCCCATAGATCCGGCGGTAGATGCCATCCAGAATCAGGGCATAGCCAACAGCCTCTTCCCCTTCCCCGGCAGACAGCGGGATCGCTTGAATCTGCTCTGCATGACGGGGCAGCCACAGCAGCCCGCTCACCCCGGGATGGACCGCCAGGAAATCACCGTCCACGGTGGTTCCTATAGCCGTACACTCGCCGATCTGCTGCTCCGTTATAGGACTGTCTTCATCATGCTCCCATAACCCATATTCGGCAAAAGGCCGCAGCACCTCCGGGTCAGGAGCCTGCACATTCATCCAGCCCCGATACGTCCCTTCGCCGTACTGCTGCAAGAACTTGGTATAGGCTGGCGGATACAATTCTGCGTTCTCCGCTTCAAGCAGGTGCCTGAGATGCTCTGACAACCCTTTGGTTTCAGATACGATATACATTCGTCATTCCCCCGGTTTCCTGCATGAGTTATTCATCAATAACCTTACTCTGCGGCTTCCGCCAGCCAAGCCTGCATCGCCGGAGTATCCGCCCGGTTCAGCCGCAGAGCAATGTCCGTATTCCCCTCATCCGGCGGCATCACCTCGGCAAGCACGCATACGTCCTCACGCGGCTGATTGAGAACGAACAGCCCCTCAGCATCCAGCATCCTCATCGCCAGCTCAATGGCCTCCAGCCGCAGCCCGAATTCATGGTTCCATGCATCACCCTCAAGCTCGGCAATAGAAGGGCGCGCCTGGAATAACCGCTTGACCTCATCGAAATGCTCATCCCCGAAGCAGCAATAAGGCGAATCGGCGTAAGACCATTTGATCAGCTCGGCGATTTCTGCTGCTGGTATGCTGCCACCTTCTGCCTGTCTTGCCGCTTCCTGCTCCAGCGCTTCCCGTGACCAAGCGGAGAGGCTTGGCGCATGTCCCTCGCCCGTTGTATATAGCGTACAGTAATAATAATGCTCCCCATTAGCAAAAAGCTCGCGGAACGACCTCCGCGCCGCCTCCACGATCTCCGCCGCCAGCCGCTGTATTTCCAGTCCCGCATTCATGGCTATTTCCTCTCGTCGATCAGCTGTTCCAGAAATCCGGCGAACGTGGGGGCGTATTCCTCAATCAGATCATTCATCAGGTCATAACGCATGACCGGGAATTCTCCCTGTTCATCAGGAGCAGAAGTATCGAAGTAATACAGCTCATCACTGTCCGGCACAAACAGATCCAGCCGGTGCGGGAACCGGCTGACCCACCAATCCTCCACCAGGTTCAGCCTGTGGATATACAGCAGATCCCAGTCGGTATACTCCCTATCCTCAGGAGCAACCAGCGTCAGAATTTGCCCGTCCCCCAGGCTCCCACCCCCATAACGGGTCAGCCACCAGCGGTAGGACGGCGGCAGCTTGAAGCCTAATTCCGCCTCGGCTTCGGTAATCCAGCTCTCCTCGGCCCCATGGCCCGGAAACCACCTTATCGCGGAAGGCTTACTCAATTTCTCGGTCAGACGCTCATACATAGATGTACTCCCCTTTCCCTGCTAAGGGATGATTATAGATTGTCAGGATGAACAGCAACGGGCGCATCATCATTCATGCGCAGCAGAATATACTCGGCCTCTTCCAGCGGCAGCTTCAACGTCCGGCTAACCTCATGGAGTCCCATCTCCCGGGAGAGGAGGAGGCGTGCCTGATGGATTTTCCCTTCCAGCCAGTTATTGGCCAGCATCCAGCTTTTCACCTGTTCCAGCAGCTCCGCTTGGGCAGTTTTACCGGCATGCTTGGTATATTTAGATACAGACTCTGCCAGATAGCTGTACAGGTGAATGCCCAAGGCCTCGCGCTGCTCATTCTTGGACATACGCTGGTACAACTCGTAGCTTAGGCTGAGATCCAGATAGAGGGTATGATCCCCGCTGTCAAAGCGTCTGAACGTTCTCCGCCCGTAGCTATCAGGCAACACCCGGAACACCACAAAGATACCATAGGGAAACTCCCATGTATTCGCCAGTTCCTCTAACGGCATCAATTCATCTCTAAGTACACCCACACATGTTCCATGGGTATCCAGCGTAAAACCCAGCTGCATATCAGCACCCTCCCCCCGCTTAAGACACCCTTGATTTATTTTCCCCTTCTATAGGCATCTGCCAGTTGGACCAGATACCAGACAGCCGCACCGGTCAGGGCTGCGAACAGCAGATTAATACAGCCGAATACAAGAAATAACTTGGCTTTGCCCGGCCCGATCCGCACAGCAGCAACAAGCTGGAGAATCGCAGGGAGCAGGAACATCAGCCAGGAGACGGTGATCAGCTTTTCGGTCTTGAAGCTCCACCATACCGCACAGCATGATAGAGCGAGCACGCCCCAGGTACAGATCAACTTCAGCGCCATCTGTTCCCCTCCCTTTCATGGATAACCCGGTACATCAGCTAGACCCTGGTGGGCCATTGATCACGAGCCCATATTGTCTGACCATCCAGGAGTTGCTTAAATCTTCAGCCGCCGCACGGCTTATGCGTACAGAGGGCTTCTGTTCCTCCATCGCCTTCGGGTCTTGCGCGTAGAAGCGGAGAGGCTTGGTCATTTTTTGAATAGAGCCGGTAATTCCCTTGTAGAGGGCATAGCTCAGCGGCTTGTGCTCCCGGACATCCTCATAGAGATAATACTCCCCTTGCTCATCCTGAGCATTGACGCGGTGCCCCTTAGGGCAGGAGATCATAATGCAGGGCAGCTCGTTCTCTGCCCATTGCCCGTGATAGGGAATAGAAACACCCTCATTTCTCGCAAAAAAACCAAAGCTCTCCGTGTCCGGCAGAACCGACATCGAATAGATGAAGAAAGGGCGCACCCCGCTCGCTTTTTCAGCAGCTATATAATATTGATAGAAGGCGCGATACGCCTCCACTACCTGATTCTGATCATGCTCTGTATGGGTATTATTGGTTAAATAGTACCGCACCTGCGTAGGCTCCAGAAGCTCTACGACTCTCTTAAGCTCCTCGGGGGTGATGAAGAAGCGCAGCTTGTAGAACCCGCTGTTTTTTAGCATCTTCTTCTACCATTCATACGTAACAAAGCGTGCTCTGAGCGTCTCTTCATACGGCAGCCAATCCGCATCGCTCCATAGTGACATTCCAGTAATTTCGGACAGCCGCTCCACCGCTTGCTCCGGGTTCGTAAGGCTGATGAATGCGCCGAAGTTCTCCTGCTCCGCTTGCATCCCGAGCACCCGCTGGATATATTCGTCAGCTATGCGCTCTTCCCGCAGCTGTTCATATTCTTCCCGGGTCCAAGGCTCACAGAAGATTCGTTCGGCCTGGATCTCCCCCTGCTCAAAGAACGACAGCTCGAAGATCTCCTCATTCATGTATGCCACCGTCATCACCGGCTCCCCCAGCAGCGCGGACAAGGTTCTGCCAGCCTTTTTCACCGTACCCCATACGAAATAATCGTGAAGCACGCTGATCCAGCCCTCATTACTTTGGCTTACATAGATAACGGCCTTACGCTCCGGCGTCTCAGGATAACCCAGTACTTTGCCATGCTTGCCGGTCAGCTCCTGTAATGCTTGAAGGGTCTTTTTCAGGTCGCCTGACTTGATATGCAGATTTGCAAACGATCTTCCCACGGGTGGATGGCCTCCTTTAATGGCTTGTCTATAATTACTTGGCATACTAACATATAAACTAGATTTCATTTATTTTACCAAATTAATGCAAGGAGGAGCCACCTTGAATAAGAAATTCCTCTTAGCCAGATGGCAGGACGACCAGCTCTCTGAAGTGAACCGCCGTCTAGCGGCTATTTCAGGTAAACATAATCTCCATCAAAAAGACCGCTCCTTTCCCACCTCCCCTTATGGACAGACGGAAACAGGACTCAAGGATTACCGGGGAGTTACCCTGACCGAGAGCATACAGTACCTCACTCTACAGGATATTGATTTCTCTTATTCACGCTTCGAGGATTCGGCAAGCCCCAACACCTCAACGCTCACTCATTGTCGTCTGGATGGGGTAAGACTCGACAACAGATTCGTGACCCATACCTTTGGCCACTGTTCCTTCCGGGGAGCGAAGCTGAATGGTGCCAGAATAAGCAAGGCGTTCCATGATTGTGATTTCACAGGCTGCAACTTAAGCAAAGTGATCGCAAATGATGTGTCTTTCACCCGCTGCCGCTTTGATGACGCCAACTTCCGCAGTGCCTTATTGTTGTATTGCCGGTTCGAGGAATGCAGCTTTGAGGGGGCGCTGTTTCAAAACGGCTCGATCGCCGGAAGCCGCATTGCGGGAGAGGCCCGCTTGCTCCCTGAGTGGGGGAACACGGTAATGGATCATGTTAAATTTGAGGAGTGATGCAGCCTGGAATAGATCCGCATATAACCATCCCGATTAGCCATAATAATACAGATTCTCTCATCCCACCCAAAGGAGCAGTTGATCTTGAAAAAGCTATGGCTAATGGTGTTTACTCTGGGGCTCGTATTCAATCTGACGCAAGCCGGAGGAATGGTGCAGGCCCAGGCAGGCGGCGGCAAAAAGGAGGCGGCCTGCTGGAGCCCGCAGAAGGTGCAGCTGAGAAGCGATATGCAGCAGGTGTGGATTGACCACACCATTTGGACGCACAACTATATTGTCAGCGCCCTCTACAATAACCCGGACCAGAAGGAAGTGTTAGCGCGGCTGCTAAGGAACCAGGAGGACATCGGTAATGTCTTGGGGCCTTATTACGGGGAGGCGAACGGCAACAAGCTGGCCGGACTGCTCAAGGAGCATATTCAGATTGCCGGGCAGATCGTCGCTGCCGCACAGAAAGGTAATGCGGCGGAGGTGCAGAAGCTGCAGGCGGATTGGCACCGGAACGCCGATGAGATTGCCCAGTTCCTGAGCGGGCTGAACCCGAACTGGTCCGTGAAGCAGGTGCAGGACATGCTGTACGAGCATCTGCAGCTCGTCACGGACATCGTGCTTGAAATCCTCAAAGGAGACTACGCCGCTTCTATTGCTGCCACCGATAAAAACGAGGTCCACATGATTCATTTTGCCGACCTGCTGACCGAAGGCATTGTGAAGCAGTTCCCGGAGAAATTTAAGGGAAAATAGACTGACCGTCCCGTAGGCGGACGAACCTAGCAGACATACAAACAGGCTTTTCACCCTCCCCCTAGGGATTGTGAAAAGCCTGTTTCTACGTTTAATCTCTCCGCGCTTTAGTAGATCTTGCCCAGCAGTGCGGCCACTTCCTCCAGGGTAAGGCCGAATGACCTGTAATACTGAATGTCGCTCTCCATCTGCTTCAGGACCATTTCATTACGAATGCGCAGCATCTCCTCCGGCGTGAATTCGGCGACAAAGCAGCCTTTGCCGGTTACCGTGTTAATCAGCCCGCTCCGTTCCAGCTCCTCCCACGCCTTCTTCACCGTGATGACACTGACACCAAGCTCCAGCGCGGCCTGGCGGATCGGCGGCAGGCAGTAGCCGCTCTCCAGCTCCCCTTGGAGAATCTGGGCGCTGATCTGTTCATACAGCTGCTGATAGATCGGCTTCTCGGAGGTGCTGGATATTGTTACATTCATAGAATCTCCACTTTCAGGAATCGTCTTACCGCCATCCGGTAGGCCAGCAGGTTACAAGCAATGAAGATCAGGACGCCGCCGGCCAGAATGGAGAGCTGCAGCCCTGTCCGGTCCAGCCCGGAGCCGTAGAACAGGCTATGCAGCCAATCATTCTGGATACCTGCCCACTGGACCAAGGTGGCGAACAGGACGGCTGCAACGGTCGATGCTGTGGTTGCTAGACCATACTTATAGGCTGTCTTATAGTATATCGGAATGAAGATGAGGTTGAAAAGAGCCATCATCAGGAAACACATTCCCCAAAAGCCCATATGCGGCGCAAAGAAGAAATATTGCATCTTCGGGTATAGCTGAAAGGTAAATATACTGGCAATCATGGCGACCAGC is a window encoding:
- a CDS encoding ABC-2 transporter permease; protein product: MYNLVLKDLKLGVNPWFFVLPFLMGCLMLIPGWLYFLVPLYFCFITVPNIFGGFKSQNDLMFSTVLPVTKSDIVKSRVTVLVILELMHLLVAMIASIFTFQLYPKMQYFFFAPHMGFWGMCFLMMALFNLIFIPIYYKTAYKYGLATTASTVAAVLFATLVQWAGIQNDWLHSLFYGSGLDRTGLQLSILAGGVLIFIACNLLAYRMAVRRFLKVEIL
- a CDS encoding SMI1/KNR4 family protein; this translates as MYERLTEKLSKPSAIRWFPGHGAEESWITEAEAELGFKLPPSYRWWLTRYGGGSLGDGQILTLVAPEDREYTDWDLLYIHRLNLVEDWWVSRFPHRLDLFVPDSDELYYFDTSAPDEQGEFPVMRYDLMNDLIEEYAPTFAGFLEQLIDERK
- a CDS encoding DUF4303 domain-containing protein, with translation MNAGLEIQRLAAEIVEAARRSFRELFANGEHYYYCTLYTTGEGHAPSLSAWSREALEQEAARQAEGGSIPAAEIAELIKWSYADSPYCCFGDEHFDEVKRLFQARPSIAELEGDAWNHEFGLRLEAIELAMRMLDAEGLFVLNQPREDVCVLAEVMPPDEGNTDIALRLNRADTPAMQAWLAEAAE
- a CDS encoding ankyrin repeat domain-containing protein yields the protein MIVLKDIGKFEVLPERAMQIYQGDVPALQAAIKAGWDIEAELELSKRTTVSPLDLAIITQQTGVVKLLVEHGAKLNVRENPAFLRAVRYGKEELVRYLAAQGAKLDLLSRTGSGAYSQAYYGNKKNIPLIHELGLDIRQHAGAVLRQAASDHDLKTLTYLLDQGVDINYNKPDMVYPYGATPLTVAARMGNLNMVRFLVERGADIMMTEKDGERAYTIAVSSKHTAMAEYLKSLEPPDVHNVANKKAELAKYKLPDELVQFLTGDELRLTLAPNEYKIGYIDFFSFTDTVQMKAGRRKLLRLSADIDNYSGLVLVWNPQKKGQLGCYDLEHQTYADLCSFPEFVVQPEHYLIQFMEGELDGS
- a CDS encoding GntR family transcriptional regulator, with protein sequence MNVTISSTSEKPIYQQLYEQISAQILQGELESGYCLPPIRQAALELGVSVITVKKAWEELERSGLINTVTGKGCFVAEFTPEEMLRIRNEMVLKQMESDIQYYRSFGLTLEEVAALLGKIY
- a CDS encoding pentapeptide repeat-containing protein — its product is MNKKFLLARWQDDQLSEVNRRLAAISGKHNLHQKDRSFPTSPYGQTETGLKDYRGVTLTESIQYLTLQDIDFSYSRFEDSASPNTSTLTHCRLDGVRLDNRFVTHTFGHCSFRGAKLNGARISKAFHDCDFTGCNLSKVIANDVSFTRCRFDDANFRSALLLYCRFEECSFEGALFQNGSIAGSRIAGEARLLPEWGNTVMDHVKFEE